In Thermospira aquatica, the following proteins share a genomic window:
- a CDS encoding glycoside hydrolase family 1 protein — translation MKALIHLSFRALGCKLGEDFLFGTATAALQIEGGDKNNNWYRWAEQGHIKDHTSPLRANDHWKRFKEDIELLAELGVQTHRMGLEWSRIEPEPGKFSREGIEHYIEEISLLAKYNIRPLVTLYHFSHPLWFEDKGGWENESSISDFLRYVEFVVSNLKHLVNDWVTINEPNVYLSYGYVLGSWPPGKQDSNAMIRAARNLSLAHIDAYKLIHSLQESEKEPTLVGVAHHLRVFSPLSPFSPLDHFSAFLNDFVFQGIFLEAMGKGKFLPPLGSGYPRGKGNFQDFIGINYYSRDKIQFIWNPPELFAKRVVAQGAPTNDLGWEIYPRGLSLLIKRVWKRYKLPIFITENGTCDREDRFRPQFLYDHLKEVASVIQQGIPVKRYYHWTLIDNFEWIEGESASFGLLANKYETQTRSWRNSAKFYQQICKTKSITPDMVEQYISNRSYVSLP, via the coding sequence ATGAAAGCCTTGATACATCTTAGTTTTAGAGCATTAGGTTGCAAGTTGGGCGAAGACTTTCTGTTTGGGACTGCAACAGCAGCGCTTCAGATCGAAGGTGGAGACAAAAACAACAACTGGTATCGATGGGCAGAACAGGGACATATCAAAGACCACACATCCCCCCTCCGCGCCAACGATCACTGGAAACGCTTCAAAGAGGACATTGAGCTTTTGGCTGAGTTAGGGGTACAAACCCATCGCATGGGACTTGAGTGGAGCCGCATCGAACCAGAACCAGGAAAGTTCTCCCGGGAGGGTATCGAACACTATATCGAAGAAATCTCCCTGCTTGCAAAATACAACATCCGCCCCCTTGTGACCCTGTATCATTTTTCCCATCCCTTATGGTTCGAGGATAAAGGCGGGTGGGAAAACGAAAGCAGTATCAGCGATTTTCTCCGTTATGTGGAGTTTGTGGTGAGTAATCTCAAGCATCTTGTGAATGACTGGGTTACAATCAATGAACCCAATGTTTACCTCTCTTACGGGTATGTTCTGGGATCCTGGCCTCCTGGAAAACAGGACAGTAATGCCATGATACGTGCCGCACGAAACCTCAGTCTTGCCCACATTGATGCATACAAACTCATCCATTCTCTCCAAGAATCAGAAAAAGAACCAACCCTCGTTGGTGTAGCCCATCATCTGCGGGTCTTCTCTCCCCTTTCTCCTTTCTCCCCTCTCGACCATTTTAGCGCCTTTCTCAATGATTTTGTCTTTCAAGGCATATTCCTCGAAGCCATGGGAAAAGGAAAATTCCTCCCGCCACTTGGTTCTGGTTATCCGAGAGGGAAAGGAAATTTCCAGGACTTCATAGGTATCAATTACTACTCCAGAGACAAAATTCAATTTATATGGAACCCACCGGAACTGTTTGCCAAACGAGTCGTAGCTCAAGGTGCTCCTACCAATGACCTTGGCTGGGAAATCTATCCAAGAGGGCTTTCTCTTCTTATTAAACGCGTGTGGAAACGTTACAAACTTCCCATATTTATTACAGAAAACGGAACCTGTGACAGAGAAGACCGTTTTCGCCCACAATTTCTCTACGATCATCTCAAAGAGGTTGCTTCCGTCATCCAGCAGGGTATTCCCGTCAAAAGGTACTACCACTGGACACTTATTGACAACTTTGAGTGGATAGAAGGAGAATCTGCTTCTTTTGGCCTTCTGGCTAATAAGTACGAAACCCAAACACGTTCATGGAGAAACTCAGCAAAATTCTACCAACAGATATGCAAAACAAAAAGTATAACACCTGATATGGTAGAGCAGTATATATCCAATAGAAGTTATGTATCTTTACCGTAA
- a CDS encoding IS1634 family transposase, giving the protein MFVKPISIPNRKTGKRYTYYRLCESYRLGNTVRHRNILNLGKLEELPDRSDHKVLADRIEQIVYKRPSLFVSQIPQKIENLAQHYASIIIQKGLLDIPKESLVSTEAADEGSHDYQEVDVNSLEHNDAREVGAEWLCRQALEELGLSRYLGELGWEERWIKMAMIYITARAVFPASEHKTEEWLKENSGLSELYGVEPGRVSRHHLYKVSRKLYQAKEEIDRWMARRTGELFTPQDKIILYDLTNLYFEGEKRDSEKARFGRSKERRNDAKLMALGLVTDTMGFIRYSHIYEGNIRDSKTLKKTIKDMEERYPSEGHCPVIVIDAGIATEENLRMLREQKRDYVCVSLAKMKDRHIAEIEEKGRRLTDRRGNEIVAQWVEVEGYEDRFLYIKSKGRRSKSRAWKRNSQRGMKRG; this is encoded by the coding sequence CTGGTAAACGGTATACCTACTACCGCCTCTGTGAGAGTTATCGCCTCGGTAATACTGTAAGACATAGAAATATTCTCAACCTTGGTAAGCTCGAAGAACTTCCTGATAGATCAGACCATAAAGTTCTTGCTGACAGGATTGAACAGATTGTTTACAAGAGGCCTTCCCTTTTTGTTTCACAGATACCCCAAAAGATAGAAAACCTTGCTCAGCATTATGCCAGTATTATCATACAGAAGGGGTTACTGGATATACCAAAGGAATCCCTTGTAAGCACAGAGGCAGCAGATGAGGGGTCTCATGACTATCAGGAGGTAGATGTAAACAGTCTTGAGCATAATGATGCTCGTGAGGTTGGTGCTGAGTGGTTATGCAGGCAGGCACTTGAGGAGTTAGGGTTATCGAGATATCTGGGTGAATTGGGGTGGGAGGAGAGATGGATTAAGATGGCGATGATATACATAACTGCCCGTGCGGTATTTCCTGCTTCTGAGCACAAGACAGAGGAATGGCTGAAGGAAAACAGTGGGTTAAGTGAACTTTATGGGGTAGAGCCTGGGCGTGTAAGCAGGCACCATCTTTACAAAGTGAGCCGAAAGCTTTATCAAGCCAAAGAGGAGATAGATCGATGGATGGCCAGACGCACTGGGGAGTTATTTACACCGCAAGACAAGATAATACTCTATGATCTAACGAATCTCTATTTTGAGGGGGAGAAGAGGGATAGTGAGAAGGCGAGGTTTGGTCGGAGCAAAGAGAGGCGTAATGATGCAAAGCTTATGGCATTGGGATTGGTGACAGACACGATGGGTTTCATCCGATACAGCCATATCTATGAAGGAAACATCAGGGACAGTAAGACTTTGAAGAAGACTATTAAAGACATGGAGGAGCGATATCCTTCGGAGGGTCACTGTCCTGTGATAGTAATAGATGCAGGGATAGCCACTGAGGAGAATCTCAGGATGTTACGGGAGCAAAAGAGGGACTATGTATGTGTATCCCTTGCGAAGATGAAAGACCGTCATATAGCTGAGATAGAGGAGAAGGGCAGAAGGCTTACAGACAGGAGAGGCAATGAGATTGTTGCCCAATGGGTAGAAGTTGAAGGATATGAAGACAGGTTTTTGTATATAAAGAGCAAGGGAAGGCGCTCAAAGAGCAGAGCATGGAAGAGGAACTCTCAAAGAGGTATGAAGAGGGGCTGA